In the genome of Fulvivirga maritima, one region contains:
- a CDS encoding glycosyltransferase family 2 protein, which produces MNVFLSVYAIVVSYNGKQWLEKCLSSLQGSEYPVSIIVVDNGSTDGSVELIKRKFSNVKLIVSKDNLGFGKANNLGIKHALLNNADFVFLLNQDAWVKKDCIGKLVDCSLRNGDAGIVSPVQMDGSGMRMDNKFKQHVEKYLIEGDISELDQEFINTTAKVEFVNAAAWLIKVDCILQVGGFNPLFPHYGEDNEYTGRIHYHGYKLYVQAGALINHDRDQKEDDFGYIGWKNREYVSFMKHLLNINKSYTSCVWVCIDKFAREVIYFTIKGKLAHVFGEIAASLKILVRLNALKRNREEAKKTGVFL; this is translated from the coding sequence ATGAATGTTTTTTTGTCTGTGTATGCCATTGTAGTGAGTTATAATGGAAAGCAATGGCTGGAAAAGTGCTTATCTAGCTTGCAAGGCAGTGAGTACCCGGTATCCATTATCGTGGTGGATAATGGATCTACTGATGGAAGCGTTGAATTAATAAAAAGGAAATTTTCAAATGTTAAACTTATTGTTAGTAAGGATAATCTGGGATTTGGAAAAGCCAATAATCTAGGCATAAAACATGCCTTGTTAAATAATGCAGACTTTGTTTTCTTACTAAATCAGGATGCATGGGTAAAAAAAGATTGTATAGGTAAGTTGGTGGATTGTTCTCTTAGAAATGGGGATGCCGGTATAGTGAGTCCTGTGCAAATGGATGGGTCTGGGATGAGAATGGATAATAAATTCAAGCAACATGTTGAGAAATATTTGATTGAAGGTGATATTTCTGAGCTTGACCAGGAGTTTATTAATACTACTGCTAAAGTAGAATTTGTAAACGCTGCAGCTTGGTTAATTAAAGTTGACTGTATTCTGCAGGTTGGGGGCTTTAACCCGTTATTCCCACATTATGGAGAGGATAATGAATATACAGGCAGAATTCATTATCATGGTTATAAATTATACGTACAAGCAGGAGCCTTGATTAATCATGATAGAGATCAAAAGGAGGACGATTTTGGTTATATAGGGTGGAAGAACAGGGAGTATGTATCCTTTATGAAACACCTTTTAAATATTAATAAATCTTATACATCATGTGTGTGGGTGTGTATTGATAAATTTGCCAGAGAGGTGATTTACTTTACCATAAAAGGTAAATTAGCCCATGTATTTGGAGAAATAGCTGCTTCTCTTAAAATATTGGTTCGTTTAAATGCTTTAAAAAGGAATAGAGAAGAGGCTAAAAAAACAGGAGTATTTTTATGA